The following coding sequences lie in one Anomalospiza imberbis isolate Cuckoo-Finch-1a 21T00152 chromosome 17, ASM3175350v1, whole genome shotgun sequence genomic window:
- the RAB22A gene encoding ras-related protein Rab-22A isoform X1 — protein sequence MKLCVSLVWSERPTLNRWSVTSSIETLCSELFSASKWPHCPSEGKIMCLCALRVMKDTGVGKSSIVWRFVEDSFDPNINPTIGASFMTKTVQYQNELHKFLIWDTAGQERFRALAPMYYRGSAAAIIVYDITKEETFSTLKNWVKELRQHGPPNIVVAIAGNKCDLNDVREVMEKDAKDYADSIHAIFVETSAKNAININELFIEISRRIPSTDTNPASSGKGFKLRRQPSVTKRSCC from the exons ATGAAGCTGTGTGTTAGCTTGGTTTGGTCAGAGAGACCCACGTTGAACAGGTGGAGTGTCACCAGCAGCATTGAAACCCTCTGTTCAGAGTTGTTTTCTGCTTCTAAATGGCCTCATTGCCCTTCAGAGGGGAAGATTATGTGTTTGTGTGCCCTTCGTGTTATGAAG GACACCGGTGTGGGCAAATCAAGTATCGTGTGGAGATTTGTCGAAGATAGCTTTGATCCCAACATCAACCCAACAATAGG agcctCATTTATGACCAAGACTGTACAGTATCAAAATGAGCTGCACAAATTCCTAATTTGGGATACAGCTGGACAGGAGCGG TTTCGTGCTTTAGCTCCGATGTATTACCGAGGGTCAGCAGCAGCCATTATAGTGTATGACATCACAAAAGAG GAAACTTTCTCAACGTTAAAGAACTGGGTTAAAGAGCTTCGCCAGCATGGACCTCCCAACATTGTTGTAGCTATTGCAGGAAATAAGTGTGATCTTAATGATGTCAG agaagtcATGGAAAAAGATGCTAAAGACTATGCAGATTCCATTCATGCAATATTTGTAGAGACAAGTGCGAAAAATGCAATAAACATTAATGAACTCTTTATAGAAATTA GTCGCAGAATTCCATCCACTGACACCAACCCCGCTTCcagtgggaagggcttcaaacttCGACGACAGCCATCGGTGACAAAGCGCAGCTGCTGTTGA
- the RAB22A gene encoding ras-related protein Rab-22A isoform X2 has protein sequence MALRELKVCLLGDTGVGKSSIVWRFVEDSFDPNINPTIGASFMTKTVQYQNELHKFLIWDTAGQERFRALAPMYYRGSAAAIIVYDITKEETFSTLKNWVKELRQHGPPNIVVAIAGNKCDLNDVREVMEKDAKDYADSIHAIFVETSAKNAININELFIEISRRIPSTDTNPASSGKGFKLRRQPSVTKRSCC, from the exons ATGGCTCTGAGGGAGCTGAAAGTTTGCCTTCTGGGG GACACCGGTGTGGGCAAATCAAGTATCGTGTGGAGATTTGTCGAAGATAGCTTTGATCCCAACATCAACCCAACAATAGG agcctCATTTATGACCAAGACTGTACAGTATCAAAATGAGCTGCACAAATTCCTAATTTGGGATACAGCTGGACAGGAGCGG TTTCGTGCTTTAGCTCCGATGTATTACCGAGGGTCAGCAGCAGCCATTATAGTGTATGACATCACAAAAGAG GAAACTTTCTCAACGTTAAAGAACTGGGTTAAAGAGCTTCGCCAGCATGGACCTCCCAACATTGTTGTAGCTATTGCAGGAAATAAGTGTGATCTTAATGATGTCAG agaagtcATGGAAAAAGATGCTAAAGACTATGCAGATTCCATTCATGCAATATTTGTAGAGACAAGTGCGAAAAATGCAATAAACATTAATGAACTCTTTATAGAAATTA GTCGCAGAATTCCATCCACTGACACCAACCCCGCTTCcagtgggaagggcttcaaacttCGACGACAGCCATCGGTGACAAAGCGCAGCTGCTGTTGA